The Echinicola rosea genome has a segment encoding these proteins:
- the purN gene encoding phosphoribosylglycinamide formyltransferase → MKKIAILASGNGSNAEEIIKHFEGSTKGKVAVIASNKKDAYVLERAKNHDISFISFTRKEMDDGFLEKTFAELEIDLVVLAGFLLKVPDGLIQQYPERVINIHPALLPKFGGKGMYGMRVHESVKAKGEKETGITIHYVNEKYDDGRVIFQESVKVEETDTPEDIANKVHALEHKYFPKVIESLL, encoded by the coding sequence TTGAAAAAAATCGCCATACTCGCATCGGGAAACGGCAGCAATGCTGAAGAAATCATCAAGCACTTTGAAGGCTCCACCAAAGGGAAAGTCGCTGTCATCGCATCCAACAAAAAAGACGCCTATGTGCTGGAAAGAGCTAAAAACCATGATATTTCCTTTATTTCCTTCACTAGAAAAGAAATGGATGATGGGTTTCTGGAAAAGACCTTCGCAGAGCTGGAAATTGACTTGGTAGTCTTGGCGGGCTTTCTGCTCAAGGTTCCTGACGGCCTCATCCAACAATATCCTGAAAGGGTGATCAATATCCACCCTGCCTTGCTCCCCAAATTTGGGGGCAAGGGAATGTATGGTATGAGGGTTCATGAATCCGTAAAGGCTAAAGGCGAAAAAGAAACAGGCATTACCATCCATTATGTAAATGAAAAATACGATGACGGCCGGGTCATCTTTCAGGAAAGTGTAAAAGTGGAGGAAACCGACACCCCTGAGGATATCGCCAATAAAGTACATGCCCTCGAGCACAAATATTTCCCAAAAGTCATCGAAAGCCTGCTTTAA
- the galE gene encoding UDP-glucose 4-epimerase GalE — protein MKQILITGGAGYIGSHTAVALVNAGYAPIIVDNFSNSNKNVLNGLEKILGSPVKCHEGDCNDRGFMQSVFKENDIQGVIHFAASKAVGESTKIPLTYYSNNINSLIILLETMKEHGVKDIVFSSSCTVYGQPDKLPVKESTPRKDAESPYGNTKKICEDILADHIKSGASARVVALRYFNPIGAHPSSLIGELPLGVPANLIPFVTQTGAGIREKITVFGDDYDTHDGTCVRDYIHVMDLADAHVKSIQYLATKQDNFFDLFNVGTGNGNTVMEVIKAFEKVSGKPLNFEIGPRRSGDIEKVWANTDKVTHVLGWKPQYGLEDALRDAWNWQVSLQK, from the coding sequence ATGAAACAGATTTTAATCACAGGCGGAGCAGGCTACATCGGTTCTCATACTGCTGTGGCGCTCGTCAATGCCGGCTATGCGCCAATCATCGTTGACAATTTTTCCAATTCCAACAAAAATGTCTTAAATGGACTAGAAAAAATTCTCGGCTCTCCTGTAAAATGCCATGAGGGTGATTGCAATGATCGTGGATTTATGCAATCTGTCTTCAAAGAAAACGACATTCAGGGGGTCATCCACTTTGCTGCCTCCAAGGCAGTAGGTGAAAGCACCAAAATCCCGCTCACCTACTACAGCAATAACATCAACTCCCTCATTATACTCTTGGAGACCATGAAAGAACATGGCGTCAAGGACATTGTCTTCTCCTCTTCCTGCACGGTTTACGGCCAGCCGGACAAACTTCCCGTTAAGGAGTCCACGCCGAGGAAAGATGCCGAAAGCCCCTATGGCAATACCAAGAAAATCTGTGAAGACATCCTGGCGGACCATATCAAAAGTGGCGCCTCCGCAAGAGTAGTGGCCTTACGCTACTTTAACCCCATCGGCGCACACCCTTCCTCACTCATTGGCGAACTTCCGCTGGGCGTACCGGCAAACCTGATTCCTTTTGTGACGCAAACCGGGGCAGGCATCCGTGAAAAAATCACCGTCTTCGGTGACGACTACGACACCCATGACGGTACCTGCGTAAGGGATTATATCCATGTCATGGACCTCGCAGATGCCCATGTAAAATCCATTCAGTACCTCGCTACTAAACAGGACAACTTCTTTGACCTCTTTAATGTGGGCACAGGAAATGGCAATACCGTCATGGAGGTAATCAAGGCCTTTGAAAAAGTCAGTGGAAAACCGCTCAATTTTGAAATCGGCCCGAGAAGATCCGGTGATATCGAAAAAGTATGGGCCAATACCGACAAAGTCACCCATGTATTGGGCTGGAAGCCTCAGTACGGACTAGAAGATGCCCTGCGCGATGCTTGGAACTGGCAAGTAAGTTTACAAAAGTAA
- a CDS encoding rod shape-determining protein MreD, with protein sequence MNSRTVIASIGGIFLYFIIQVLVLKNLVLFGMAFCFLYVIYLLLLPIEIKTIPLMLIAFVLGFSIDIFYDSLGIHTASAVMLAFFRKPWLTVITPTGGYDTNTPPTLLNMGMGWFLVYSLPLLLLHHLTFFLIDNLGTSLYIPMIYKTLSSTVFTFIIGMIVQVLFYKKRRGI encoded by the coding sequence ATGAATAGTAGAACAGTCATCGCTTCTATCGGAGGTATTTTTCTGTATTTTATCATCCAAGTATTGGTGCTGAAAAACTTGGTGCTTTTCGGTATGGCATTTTGTTTCCTATACGTCATTTACCTTTTACTGCTTCCTATCGAAATCAAAACCATCCCCTTGATGCTCATCGCTTTTGTCTTGGGATTTTCGATCGATATATTTTATGACAGCTTAGGCATCCATACCGCCAGTGCGGTGATGCTGGCCTTTTTCAGAAAACCTTGGCTCACGGTCATTACGCCGACAGGCGGCTATGACACCAACACCCCTCCCACTTTGCTCAATATGGGCATGGGATGGTTTTTAGTGTATAGCCTTCCGCTTCTCCTGCTGCACCATTTGACATTCTTCCTTATTGATAATCTAGGGACTTCATTGTATATTCCGATGATTTACAAGACACTGAGCAGCACGGTTTTTACATTTATCATTGGAATGATCGTTCAGGTTTTGTTCTATAAGAAAAGAAGAGGCATCTAA
- a CDS encoding FAD:protein FMN transferase gives MQKTARKNIIYSIILLLVVFLVYLYRQNQQTPQVPEPEKDGKQTITGKTMGTSYRIVYLDKQGRDFKPAVDSLLEVFNQSLSTYISDSELSRFNDDDTLAFESVYLPTVLKTSKDIFQRTDGAFDPTVGPLVNAWGFGPEGAHLKDSVNIFELLRLIGFENIQFDTEKVWKTQSDAYLDFSAIAKGFGVDVVAGYLLDEGIDDMLVEIGGELVARGTNENGELWKVGVNQPSEDVSSNEIFSIIGLDNKGMATSGNYRNFYYKDSVRYSHTIDPKTGQPVNHSLLSATVVAEDCMTADAFATAMMVMGTEKAIDLQQSQDDIEVFLIYSDSLGMQTYISEKLKPFVSYIKGEK, from the coding sequence ATGCAAAAGACTGCCCGAAAAAACATCATCTACTCCATCATTTTGCTTTTGGTGGTTTTTCTTGTTTACCTGTATAGACAAAACCAGCAAACCCCTCAAGTGCCGGAGCCTGAAAAGGATGGTAAGCAAACCATTACTGGAAAAACCATGGGGACGAGCTATCGGATCGTTTACTTGGATAAGCAGGGCAGGGATTTTAAGCCAGCCGTGGACTCCTTATTGGAGGTCTTTAACCAGTCTCTGTCCACTTATATTTCCGATTCTGAACTGAGTCGGTTCAATGATGACGATACATTGGCCTTCGAATCAGTATATCTTCCTACCGTGCTGAAGACCAGCAAGGATATTTTTCAGCGAACGGACGGAGCATTTGACCCGACCGTTGGGCCGTTGGTGAATGCTTGGGGGTTTGGGCCGGAGGGAGCTCATTTAAAAGATAGTGTGAATATTTTTGAATTACTGCGGTTGATAGGATTTGAAAATATCCAGTTTGATACCGAAAAAGTATGGAAGACCCAGTCTGATGCCTACCTTGATTTTAGTGCCATTGCTAAAGGTTTCGGGGTGGATGTGGTCGCTGGATACCTTCTGGATGAAGGGATAGATGATATGTTGGTGGAGATCGGCGGCGAATTGGTCGCGCGTGGTACCAACGAAAATGGAGAGCTCTGGAAAGTAGGGGTAAATCAGCCTAGCGAAGATGTCAGCTCCAATGAAATTTTCAGCATCATAGGACTGGATAATAAAGGAATGGCCACTTCGGGAAACTATCGTAATTTCTACTATAAAGATAGCGTCAGGTATTCCCATACCATCGACCCTAAAACCGGCCAGCCCGTCAACCACAGTCTGCTCAGTGCGACGGTGGTAGCAGAAGACTGTATGACGGCCGACGCCTTTGCCACCGCTATGATGGTGATGGGCACGGAAAAGGCCATTGACCTTCAGCAGTCCCAAGATGATATAGAAGTCTTTTTGATCTACAGTGATAGCTTGGGAATGCAAACATACATCAGTGAAAAACTCAAGCCTTTTGTTTCATATATCAAAGGGGAAAAATAG
- a CDS encoding acyl-CoA dehydrogenase family protein, producing the protein MNFQLTENQSMIAQMIRDFGAKEIAPFRKEWDDNQTFPLPLFKQLGELGLMGVLIPTAYGGSGFGYMEYVTAITELAKLDPGVGLSMAAHNSLCSGHIMLFGSDDQKQQYLPKLASCEFLGAWGLTEPNTGSDAANMKTTAKQDGDYFILNGAKNFITHGVSGDVAVVIARTGEVGDKHGMTAFIIEKGTAGFRGGRKEDKLGMRTSETAELIFEDCRVHKSQVLGEVGEGFVQSMKVLDGGRISIAALSLGIAEGALEAALRYSKERQQFGKPISAYQGVSFKLADMATKLEAAKLLTFKAADLKNRGEYVTLASAKAKYYASEIAVELANEAVQIFGGYGFTKDYPVEKYYRDVKLCTIGEGTSEIQKIVIARELLK; encoded by the coding sequence ATGAATTTTCAATTGACAGAAAACCAATCCATGATTGCGCAGATGATCAGGGATTTTGGTGCAAAAGAAATTGCTCCCTTCCGAAAGGAGTGGGACGACAACCAGACTTTTCCGCTACCACTTTTTAAGCAACTTGGGGAACTGGGGCTTATGGGAGTGCTGATCCCGACCGCATATGGCGGGAGTGGTTTTGGCTATATGGAGTATGTGACTGCCATCACGGAACTCGCCAAGCTGGATCCTGGAGTAGGACTTTCCATGGCTGCACACAATTCCCTCTGTTCTGGGCATATTATGCTTTTTGGTTCGGATGATCAAAAACAACAATACCTGCCAAAACTGGCCTCGTGTGAGTTTTTGGGTGCTTGGGGGCTGACAGAACCGAACACGGGCTCGGATGCTGCCAATATGAAAACGACTGCTAAACAGGACGGTGATTATTTCATTCTCAATGGTGCCAAAAACTTCATTACGCATGGCGTATCAGGGGATGTGGCTGTGGTCATTGCCCGGACAGGGGAAGTGGGGGACAAGCACGGCATGACGGCTTTTATTATTGAAAAAGGGACGGCGGGATTCCGTGGTGGCCGAAAGGAAGATAAGCTGGGTATGCGAACTTCCGAAACGGCGGAATTGATATTCGAAGACTGCAGGGTGCATAAGTCACAGGTATTGGGAGAAGTGGGGGAAGGCTTTGTCCAATCCATGAAGGTGCTGGATGGGGGGAGGATATCGATTGCGGCACTTTCTCTGGGGATTGCGGAAGGGGCATTAGAGGCCGCACTGCGCTATTCCAAAGAGCGTCAGCAGTTTGGCAAACCGATCAGCGCTTACCAAGGGGTTTCTTTTAAGCTGGCGGATATGGCCACCAAGCTAGAGGCGGCCAAATTGCTGACATTTAAGGCGGCAGATTTAAAAAACAGAGGTGAATACGTGACCCTGGCCAGTGCCAAAGCCAAGTACTATGCTTCAGAAATAGCCGTCGAGCTGGCCAATGAGGCCGTTCAGATTTTTGGGGGGTATGGATTTACCAAGGATTATCCAGTGGAAAAATACTACAGGGACGTAAAGCTCTGCACCATTGGTGAAGGGACTTCAGAAATCCAGAAAATAGTGATTGCGAGAGAGCTGTTAAAGTGA
- the mreC gene encoding rod shape-determining protein MreC, whose amino-acid sequence MQRILLFLYSIRAFLLFITLETAAIWLIVSYNSPQGAVFFNSSNSFTGAFLSTKDNFTEYFTLGRANEELAEKNALLMKQLANLRPVKDSVNIPLDSAMENTYDFYSAKVINNSINLRNNHITLNRGAEDGIKEGMGVFNGDGIVGRVKGVSRHYASVISLLHTDLFVSSRIKSTDAFGSTQWDGQNPQKAKLKFVPRHVQVAQGDTVVTSGYNAVFPEGILVGTVDTVSNGTETNYLDITIELAANFSTLTYVYLVENNREVELDSLQEITEIVNE is encoded by the coding sequence ATGCAACGCATTTTATTATTTCTATATAGTATAAGGGCCTTCTTGCTGTTTATCACATTGGAAACCGCCGCCATTTGGCTGATCGTTTCTTATAATTCACCACAAGGGGCCGTCTTCTTCAATAGCTCCAATAGCTTTACTGGGGCATTCCTGAGTACCAAAGACAATTTTACGGAGTACTTCACCTTGGGCAGGGCCAATGAAGAACTGGCCGAAAAGAATGCCTTACTGATGAAGCAGCTGGCCAATTTGCGACCGGTCAAGGACAGTGTGAACATCCCCTTGGACAGTGCAATGGAAAATACTTATGACTTCTACTCCGCGAAGGTCATCAATAATTCCATCAATCTCCGCAATAATCATATCACGCTGAACAGAGGCGCTGAAGATGGCATCAAGGAAGGCATGGGCGTCTTCAATGGAGATGGTATCGTGGGACGTGTGAAAGGCGTCAGCAGACACTATGCCTCCGTCATTTCATTGCTCCATACAGACCTATTTGTGTCCTCGAGGATAAAATCCACAGACGCTTTTGGATCTACCCAATGGGACGGACAAAACCCACAAAAAGCTAAGCTGAAATTTGTCCCCAGACACGTCCAAGTGGCCCAGGGTGACACAGTAGTCACTTCTGGGTACAATGCCGTATTCCCAGAAGGAATCCTAGTGGGGACAGTGGACACAGTCAGCAACGGAACGGAAACAAATTACCTTGATATCACCATAGAATTGGCGGCAAACTTCAGCACGCTTACCTATGTATATCTAGTAGAAAACAATCGGGAAGTGGAACTGGATTCCCTTCAAGAAATCACCGAAATCGTCAATGAATAG
- the purH gene encoding bifunctional phosphoribosylaminoimidazolecarboxamide formyltransferase/IMP cyclohydrolase: MAVKKIESALISVFYKDNLEPIIAQLKEQGVKIYSTGGTQKFIEGQGAEVTAVEDLTGYPSIFGGRVKTLHPKVFGGILHRREDDGDLSQAQEFAIPAIDLVIVDLYPFEETVASGASEQDIIEKIDIGGISLIRAAAKNFKDVTIIASRDQYGELEERLKNNQGGTTLEDRKYFAAKAFQVSSHYDTHIFNYFNQTEEIPALKVSENTSKALRYGENPHQKAHFYGKLEDLFDQLNGKELSYNNLVDVDAAVALIAEFDGETAFAILKHNNACGVAKGNSVKEAYLKAFEADTLSAFGGVLITNQTVDKAAAEEMHSLFFEVLIAPAFDEDALEVLKGKKNRILLVQKTKVGGTKQIKTLLNGIIEQDKDLATETKEDFKVATKVAPTEEQKDALVFAAKVCKHTKSNTIVLSNKDQLFSSGVGQTSRVDALKQAIEKAKSFGFELKGSVMASDAFFPFPDCVEIASKEGVAAVVQPGGSIKDQDSIDFCDKAGMSMVMTGVRHFKH; the protein is encoded by the coding sequence ATGGCTGTTAAGAAAATAGAATCTGCCCTTATCTCGGTCTTTTATAAAGACAATCTTGAACCGATCATCGCCCAGCTAAAAGAGCAAGGCGTAAAGATCTACTCCACTGGAGGCACACAAAAGTTCATCGAAGGACAAGGCGCAGAAGTAACTGCTGTAGAAGACCTTACAGGATATCCATCTATCTTTGGAGGTCGGGTAAAGACCCTTCACCCAAAAGTATTCGGAGGTATCCTTCACAGGAGAGAAGATGACGGTGACCTCTCCCAAGCGCAAGAATTTGCAATCCCCGCCATTGACCTGGTGATCGTGGACCTGTATCCCTTCGAGGAAACAGTAGCTTCTGGCGCTTCAGAGCAGGACATAATCGAAAAGATTGACATTGGAGGCATTTCCCTGATCAGGGCAGCAGCCAAAAACTTCAAGGATGTCACCATCATCGCCTCACGCGACCAATATGGTGAGCTGGAAGAGCGATTGAAAAACAACCAAGGTGGCACTACCCTGGAAGACAGAAAATATTTTGCTGCCAAAGCTTTTCAAGTATCTTCGCACTACGACACCCATATCTTCAATTACTTCAACCAAACGGAAGAAATCCCCGCACTGAAAGTAAGCGAAAACACCTCTAAAGCTTTACGCTACGGCGAAAATCCACACCAAAAAGCCCACTTCTACGGGAAATTGGAGGATCTTTTTGATCAGCTGAACGGCAAAGAGCTCTCTTATAACAATCTCGTGGACGTGGATGCCGCAGTGGCCTTGATCGCTGAATTTGACGGTGAAACGGCCTTTGCCATCCTAAAGCACAACAATGCCTGTGGCGTGGCAAAAGGAAACTCGGTAAAAGAAGCGTATCTAAAAGCTTTTGAAGCGGACACCCTATCCGCATTTGGTGGCGTGCTGATCACCAACCAGACGGTGGACAAAGCGGCTGCAGAAGAGATGCACAGCCTGTTCTTTGAAGTGCTGATCGCTCCTGCATTTGACGAAGATGCCCTGGAAGTATTGAAAGGCAAGAAAAACAGGATCCTCTTGGTACAGAAAACCAAAGTGGGCGGTACCAAGCAGATCAAAACCCTGCTCAACGGTATCATCGAACAGGACAAAGACCTCGCAACTGAAACCAAAGAGGACTTCAAAGTGGCTACCAAAGTGGCACCTACCGAAGAACAAAAAGATGCATTGGTATTCGCAGCCAAAGTGTGTAAGCATACCAAATCCAACACTATCGTTCTGAGCAACAAGGATCAGTTGTTTTCAAGCGGTGTGGGCCAGACTTCACGTGTAGATGCGCTGAAGCAAGCCATCGAAAAAGCCAAGTCATTTGGCTTCGAACTGAAAGGTTCTGTGATGGCATCAGATGCCTTCTTCCCATTCCCTGACTGCGTGGAGATCGCCTCTAAAGAAGGAGTCGCTGCCGTAGTACAACCTGGAGGGTCTATCAAGGACCAAGACAGCATCGACTTCTGTGACAAAGCCGGCATGAGCATGGTAATGACAGGAGTAAGACACTTCAAACACTAA
- a CDS encoding geranylgeranylglycerol-phosphate geranylgeranyltransferase → MTHSSSAEKAFSFVAFLRIIRMDNLLMMAFAQLMTAYFLVEKTLSGTPALMDPKIYLVITSTILIAASGYLINDYYDVKIDYINKPNEVVIGKGLRRRMVMFLHTFLNLVGIGLACLVSLKVGAIHFIAAFLLWIYSNSLKRLPFVGNLAVALLTALAIWIVGFYYQKSELLVLTYAIFAFFINLIREIIKDIEDREGDRKHGCKTLPVVLGFRATKNIIFLIAAVFVVSILVVAFKIDQTLLYLYFGLIGILFMYFMYLIYHADRKTHFSRLSKLSKILMLTGVMSMAFL, encoded by the coding sequence ATGACTCACTCTTCATCAGCTGAAAAAGCTTTTTCCTTTGTTGCTTTTTTAAGAATCATCAGAATGGACAACCTGCTGATGATGGCTTTTGCTCAGCTGATGACGGCCTATTTTCTGGTAGAAAAAACCTTATCCGGCACTCCAGCACTTATGGATCCCAAAATCTACCTGGTGATCACGTCCACCATTCTGATCGCTGCTTCTGGCTACTTGATAAATGACTATTATGATGTAAAGATCGATTATATAAACAAGCCGAATGAAGTCGTCATCGGTAAGGGACTGCGCCGCAGAATGGTGATGTTTCTCCACACTTTTCTAAATCTTGTAGGCATTGGACTGGCATGCTTGGTCAGCCTAAAAGTGGGAGCAATACATTTTATAGCTGCCTTTTTACTCTGGATATATTCCAACTCCCTAAAGCGCCTCCCTTTTGTGGGCAACCTGGCCGTGGCGCTATTAACGGCACTAGCCATATGGATCGTAGGATTTTATTACCAAAAATCAGAGCTTTTAGTGCTCACGTATGCTATTTTTGCATTTTTCATCAACCTTATCCGTGAAATCATCAAGGACATCGAAGACAGGGAAGGAGACAGAAAACATGGCTGCAAGACCCTGCCGGTGGTTTTGGGCTTTCGAGCCACCAAAAACATCATCTTTCTTATTGCAGCCGTATTTGTCGTGTCCATTTTGGTGGTAGCCTTCAAAATAGACCAAACGTTGCTGTACCTTTACTTTGGACTTATCGGTATATTGTTCATGTATTTTATGTACCTGATCTATCATGCAGACCGCAAAACACACTTCTCCAGGCTGAGCAAACTATCCAAGATACTGATGCTGACCGGCGTGATGAGCATGGCTTTTTTATAA
- a CDS encoding rod shape-determining protein, whose product MGLFDFFSSDIAIDLGTANTLIIHKEKIVVDEPSIIAIDKSSNRILAVGREAMNMHEKTHENIKTVRPLKDGVIADFYAAEQMIRGLIKMIPGHKKGMFPQSHRMVICIPSGITEVEKRAVRDSAEHAGAKEVYMVYEPIAAAIGIGIDIEKPMGSMIVDIGGGTTEIALIALSGIVADQSIRVAGDTFTKDILDYMRRQHNLLIGERSAEKVKIAIGSALTELDDAPEDYEIRGRDLMTGIPKVIKVSYSEIAFALDKSVSKIEEAVLKALEIAPPELSADIYDNGIHLTGGGALLKGLDRRLHQKTKLPIHIAEDPLRAVVRGTGTALKNINSFRTVLMT is encoded by the coding sequence ATGGGATTATTTGACTTTTTCTCAAGTGATATAGCAATAGATTTAGGTACCGCAAATACCCTTATAATTCATAAAGAAAAAATTGTAGTGGACGAACCTTCCATTATAGCCATTGACAAATCCAGCAACCGGATTTTGGCAGTGGGAAGGGAAGCCATGAACATGCATGAAAAGACGCACGAAAACATCAAGACCGTCCGTCCGCTGAAGGATGGTGTGATTGCGGATTTCTATGCTGCCGAACAAATGATCCGTGGATTGATCAAAATGATTCCCGGCCACAAAAAGGGCATGTTCCCACAGTCCCACCGCATGGTCATCTGTATTCCCTCCGGGATCACAGAAGTTGAAAAACGAGCGGTACGGGATTCGGCCGAACACGCCGGTGCCAAAGAAGTGTACATGGTGTACGAACCAATTGCTGCCGCCATCGGTATCGGAATAGACATCGAAAAACCCATGGGCTCCATGATCGTGGACATTGGAGGTGGCACCACAGAGATTGCCTTGATTGCCCTCTCTGGAATCGTCGCTGACCAATCCATCAGGGTCGCAGGCGATACGTTCACCAAGGACATCTTGGACTATATGAGAAGGCAGCACAATTTGCTAATCGGTGAGCGCTCTGCAGAAAAGGTAAAGATCGCCATTGGCTCAGCCCTTACAGAGCTGGATGATGCTCCAGAAGACTATGAAATCCGTGGACGTGATCTCATGACAGGAATTCCTAAGGTGATCAAGGTTTCTTATTCCGAGATTGCTTTTGCGCTGGACAAGTCGGTTTCCAAAATCGAAGAAGCAGTGCTCAAGGCATTGGAGATTGCTCCACCAGAATTGTCTGCAGATATCTATGATAACGGCATTCACCTCACTGGTGGCGGAGCCCTGCTCAAAGGCCTGGACAGGAGACTTCACCAAAAGACCAAGCTGCCCATCCATATCGCGGAAGATCCACTAAGAGCAGTGGTGCGAGGGACAGGCACCGCCCTGAAAAACATAAATAGTTTCCGAACCGTGCTGATGACCTGA
- the mrdA gene encoding penicillin-binding protein 2 → MNENRHSVIVIVIIIVGVILLTKLFMIQVVDDSFLRRAERNAVQRIVDYPYRGLISDRNNELLVYNNPVFDLMVIPQEFNIADTAKFCDIFQIEKEKLIERYTAAKKYSWVKPSPLIKQISTTDFAKIQDYLIDYPGLFVMTRSVRAYPDSIAGSALGYIAEIAPRQLERDTVNYYTQGDYIGHSGLESFYEKILRGKKGAKYKMVNVRGVDKGSFKNGTLDTASVAGLNLQSTIDLTLQKYGEKLMKGKRGSVVAIEPKTGEILSMISAPVYDPNLLAGAAYSKNYNILLSDTTKPLFIRPIQAKYPPGSIFKVVQSLIGLQWGILTPNTTYACNKALVACHNHPSPVNLFGAIRNSCNPYYYQAFRQMINQEVSSNTYTDTQIGLDKWHEAVEKFGLGHKLGVDLPYENSGSVPSSSLYDRIYGKGRWKYSTIYSLSIGQGEMEVTPIQMANLAAIFANKGYYYTPHLIKAINGDPDNIPEEYTTKHDVGVAAHHFDMVQDAMAEALYGTAMRAIIKDIAIAGKTGTAQNPHGEDHSVFVAFAPKDDPKIAIAVYVENAGWGGRAAASTASLMIEKYLRGHIERPALEEYVLVGDFAD, encoded by the coding sequence ATGAACGAAAATAGACACAGTGTCATCGTCATCGTTATCATTATCGTTGGGGTAATCCTGCTGACCAAGCTGTTTATGATCCAAGTGGTCGATGACAGTTTCCTAAGGCGTGCCGAACGAAATGCCGTCCAGCGGATCGTCGATTACCCCTATCGTGGATTAATATCAGACCGGAACAATGAACTTTTGGTCTATAACAACCCAGTGTTTGACCTTATGGTCATCCCGCAGGAATTCAACATCGCTGACACCGCAAAATTCTGCGACATCTTTCAGATCGAAAAGGAAAAACTGATTGAACGGTACACAGCCGCAAAAAAATACTCTTGGGTAAAACCATCGCCGCTGATCAAGCAGATTTCCACTACAGATTTCGCAAAAATTCAGGACTACCTAATCGACTACCCGGGCCTGTTTGTCATGACCAGGTCAGTAAGGGCATATCCCGACTCCATTGCCGGCAGTGCATTGGGCTATATTGCAGAAATTGCCCCCAGACAGCTTGAGCGAGACACCGTAAACTACTATACCCAAGGAGATTACATCGGCCACTCAGGCCTTGAATCCTTCTATGAAAAAATACTTCGAGGTAAGAAGGGAGCCAAATACAAAATGGTCAATGTCCGTGGTGTGGACAAAGGCTCTTTCAAAAACGGAACACTGGATACCGCCTCTGTAGCTGGACTGAACCTGCAATCCACTATCGATCTAACCTTACAGAAGTACGGCGAAAAACTCATGAAAGGAAAAAGGGGCTCTGTCGTGGCGATCGAACCAAAAACTGGCGAGATCCTATCCATGATCTCCGCACCCGTATATGATCCTAATTTACTGGCTGGCGCTGCCTACAGTAAAAATTACAATATCTTACTATCGGACACGACCAAACCGCTCTTTATCAGGCCTATCCAAGCAAAATATCCTCCAGGCTCAATTTTCAAGGTGGTGCAGTCCTTAATTGGATTGCAATGGGGTATCCTGACACCAAATACCACCTATGCTTGCAACAAAGCCCTAGTGGCCTGCCACAATCACCCAAGCCCGGTGAACTTGTTCGGTGCGATCCGAAATTCCTGCAACCCCTATTACTACCAAGCTTTCAGGCAAATGATCAATCAAGAGGTGTCCTCAAACACCTATACAGACACCCAAATCGGTCTTGACAAGTGGCATGAAGCAGTGGAAAAATTCGGGCTGGGCCATAAACTCGGTGTCGATTTGCCTTACGAAAACAGTGGAAGTGTTCCTAGCAGCTCCCTTTATGATAGGATTTATGGAAAAGGCAGATGGAAATACAGCACCATCTATTCCCTGTCGATAGGCCAAGGTGAAATGGAGGTAACCCCCATCCAAATGGCCAATTTAGCGGCTATTTTCGCCAATAAAGGTTATTATTATACACCACACCTGATCAAGGCCATAAACGGTGATCCTGACAATATTCCTGAAGAATATACTACAAAACATGATGTCGGCGTAGCTGCCCACCACTTTGACATGGTGCAAGATGCCATGGCAGAGGCACTTTACGGTACGGCCATGCGCGCCATCATCAAGGACATTGCCATCGCTGGCAAAACAGGAACTGCACAAAATCCCCACGGGGAAGATCACTCGGTTTTCGTCGCCTTCGCTCCAAAAGATGATCCCAAAATCGCCATTGCCGTTTACGTGGAAAACGCCGGTTGGGGAGGTCGAGCGGCTGCCAGTACCGCCAGCTTGATGATCGAAAAATACTTGAGAGGACATATAGAAAGACCGGCACTCGAAGAATATGTGCTGGTAGGAGACTTTGCAGACTGA